TAATATAATGTTAGGTGAAAATGGAGCAGAGATTTGAGTACTGTAAGCTGTATTTTCATGTGTATACAAATGGAAGACATTTACCAAAATTTTATCTGAAACAGTTCGTGAAATCGAAATTGAATCTCGAGATAATACCACTGATAGTGTCACGACAGAGATGCTGAAGTTGAATTCTGAAAACAGAGTTGAGGTTAATTCATTTGCATATCAAACACCTGAAGATGTCCTGAGATTCTTCATGATGATGAAATTTATGAAAACGCGTTATCTCGACTCTTTGTTGGTTTCTGATCATAGAAGACGGAAGGTATAAATGAAGCAAACCTCTATTAGGAATTCATTTTGTTTTCGTTGATCGTTCGGGACgtgattaatttgaatttgcacagaaaaatctcattttaattagaagaaaatattttttatcaaatgagactttatttttaaatttgagcCCTATAAACCTCCGTTTA
This sequence is a window from Solanum dulcamara chromosome 10, daSolDulc1.2, whole genome shotgun sequence. Protein-coding genes within it:
- the LOC129871055 gene encoding uncharacterized protein LOC129871055, which gives rise to MSCQRSGKMGIWSLMNFGKETVKKICEISYGYSTAAVRKINDVVRVKGLKKLGEYMADDEGRAKMVYFSAKFVKKATLYALEEAANILIPAVFSCVYKWKTFTKILSETVREIEIESRDNTTDSVTTEMLKLNSENRVEVNSFAYQTPEDVLRFFMMMKFMKTRYLDSLLVSDHRRRKV